Proteins from one Neodiprion fabricii isolate iyNeoFabr1 chromosome 5, iyNeoFabr1.1, whole genome shotgun sequence genomic window:
- the LOC124183873 gene encoding cyclic AMP-responsive element-binding protein 1 isoform X12, which produces MESMVEENGSTVDPLSQGSQSGDAAPAIATSVQSVIQPNQQSVIQTATNIQPVALSKANVILVSKPNSVIQTTQGSLQTLQVVETGSDDSFSDEESPKKRRDILTRRPSYRKILNDLGGGEIAVIPAGTIQIATQGEGVPGLHTLTMSNAATAGGAIVQYAQGQDAQFFVPGHGVVVEDAARKRELRLLKNREAARECRRKKKEYIKCLENRVAVLENRNQTLIDELKSLKELYQQKTD; this is translated from the exons ATGGAAAGTATGGTTGAAGAAAACGGATCTACCGTTGACCCGTTGTCGCAGGGATCTCAGAGTGGAGATGCTGCACCTGCGATAGCAACATCG GTACAATCTGTGATACAGCCAAACCAGCAGTCCGTTATTCAAACTGCTACAAACATCCAGCCGGTTGCTCTTTCCAAGGCAAACGTCATTCTCGTCAGTAAGCCGAATTCAGTCATACAAACGACGCAAGGCAGCCTACAAACTTTACAG GTTGTCGAAACTGGAAGTGATGACAGCTTTTCGGACGAGGAATCCCCAAAAAAGAGGAGGGATATTCTAACCAGAAGACCATCTTACAGAAAAATCCTCAACGATTTAGGCGGAGGTGAGATTGCAG taaTACCTGCAGGGACTATTCAAATTGCGACCCAGGGGGAGGGTGTTCCAGGGCTTCACACGCTAACTATGAGCAATGCGGCAACAGCGGGCGGAGCCATAGTTCAGTATGCACAGGGCCAGGACGCACAATTCTTTGTCCCAG GCCATGGGGTTGTGGTCGAAGATGCCGCCAGGAAAAGGGAGCTCAGGCTTCTGAAGAATAG GGAAGCAGCGCGCGAATGCAGGCGGAAAAAGAAGGAGTACATAAAGTgtttagaaaatcgagtcgccGTGTTGGAGAACAGAAATCAAACATTGATTGacgaattgaaatcattgaaagAACTTTACCAGCAAAAAACTGACTGA